Genomic DNA from Lutibacter sp. A80:
GGAGAGTTATCACTAAAAAGTGGTAAACAAGAGTTGTTTGAAAATATTATAAATCAATATATCTAAAATAAAAATAAGCGTGTTGAAATTTTCAATACGCTTATTTTTCAAAATTTAAACCAAACCATATGAAACCATCAAATTCAATCTATTTATTAAAACTAACTATCGTAGCAACACTTGGAGGATTGCTATTTGGTTATGATACCGCAGTAATATCAGGAACGGTAAGTTCTTTAGAAAGTTTTTTTGTATTACCCTTTGGTTTAGGAGAAATGGAGGCAAACGCCCGATTGGGATTTGTAGTTTCAAGTGCACTTATTGGATGTGTAATTGGAGGAGTTTTAGGAGGATTAGTCAGTAAAAAATTAGGTCGTAAAAATGGATTGATTTTAGCTGCCTCTTTATTTTTATTCTCAGCTATTGGGTCTGCAATGCCTGAAATGCTACTAAAACCTATTGGTGATGGCGACCATACATTTATTTATATTTTTATAGTTTATAGAATTATTGGAGGTATAGGAGTTGGATTAGCATCTATGTTATCTCCTTTATATATTGCAGAAATAGCACCTGCCAAAAGTAGAGGTAAATTAGTTTCAATGAATCAATTTGCCATTATATTTGGTATGTTAGTTGTATATTTTGTAAACTATTACATTTCAAGACAAGGAGACGATACTTGGTTAAATTTAGTAGGTTGGAGATGGATGTTTGCTTCAGAAGTAATTCCAGCAAGTTTATTTTTAATTATGCTGTTCTTTGTACCAGATACTCCAAGATCTTTAATGTTAAAATCGAAACCTGAAAAAGCGTTAAAAGTTTTAATAAAAGTAAATGGTGTTGAAGAAGGAAAGAAAATATTGGCTGAAATTCAAAATACAGTTGAAAGTCATTCTGGCAAATTGTTTTCTTTTGGAATTACTGTAATTGTTATTGGTATATTACTTTCAATTTTCCAACAGTTTGTTGGTATTAACGTGGTATTATATTACGCTCCAGAAATTTTTAAAAGTATGGGTTCTGGAACCGATACAGCTTTGTTACAAACAATAATAGTTGGTGCTGTTAATTTATTATTTACAGTATTAGCAATTTTAACTGTGGATAAATATGGAAGAAAACCATTAATGATTGTTGGAGCAGCTGGTATGGCAATATCAATGTTTGCATTAGGTACAACCTTTTTTATGGAATCCGTTGGAATAGGCGCATTAATATTTATGTTAATTTATGTAGCAAGTTTTGCAATGAGTTGGGGACCTGTTTGTTGGGTGTTATTGTCTGAGATTTTTCCGAATAAAATTCGTGGAAAAGCGTTAGCAGTTGCCGTAGCAGCGCAATGGATTTCTAATTATTTAGTTTCTTGGACATTCCCAATGATGGATAAAAACACGTATTTATTAGAAAAATTCAATCACGGTTTTGCCTATTGGATTTACGGTGTAATGGGCGTATTGGCAATGGTGTTGGTTTGGAAATTTGTTCCAGAAACAAAAGGAAAAACTTTAGAAGAAATGGAGAAAATTTGGTTGAAAAAATAGTTTTCTAAAAAAACTCCTCAAAATTGAGGAGTTTTTTAGACGTATAAACTATAGTACTGTTAATTTAATCCTTAGTAAAACTGGTCTTTTCTTTAAAAAAGAAACTCTTAATTTAGTCTAAAATTACAATATCTAATTCTTTTTTACTTATAAAAGCAAAAAAAAACCTCAACGAAAGTTGAGGTTTTAAATATTTTTAATCTAAAATATTACTTTTTAAATTTAGCATATTTAGATTTGAACTTGTCAATACGTCCTGCAGTATCTATTAATTTAGATTTACCAGTGTAGAAAGGATGTGAACTCCTTGAAATTTCTAATTTTACTAAAGGATATTCAACACCATCTACATCTAAAGTTTCTTTAGTATTTACTGTTGAACGAGTTAAAAATACATCATCATTAGACATATCTTTAAATGCTACCATTCTATAATTTTCTGGGTGTATACCTTTTCTCATCGTAAACTCGTTTTAATGCTGTTTTTATTTTTAAGACTGCAAATTTAACTATATTTTTGAAACTTCAAACAAATAATTTATTTTATTTACATAAAAATTATAAATATTTAAACAAAGTTATGAAATATAGGTCAATATTAGTTTTTTTAGCTGTTCTTTTTTTAGTTTCTTGTAAAAGTGAGTACAAATTTATTTTAAATAGTCCTCAAAAAATACAAAGTAATCAAGAACTAACTATTTCAATATCAGAAAAAGGTAACAAGCCAATAGATTCAGTTCACTTTTCAATCGGTTCTAAAAAAATTGAAAGTAACAACAACACTTCTTCAACTATAAAAGTTAACGATTTTAAATTAGGAAAACACACTGTTACTGCCATTGTATTTTTTGAAGGTAAAACAAAAAAAATAACAAAACCTGTTTATTTTATGGCAGATTCATCTCCTGAAATTTATACTTATAAAATTATAAATACTTACCCACACGATAAAAATGCGTTTACACAAGGATTGGAGTATTATAATGGTTTTTTATATGAAGGAACAGGTCGTAAAGGTCAATCTTACATTAGAAAAGTTGAATTAGAGACTGGTAAAGTACTTCAACAAAAAGATTTAGATGCAAAGTATTTTGGTGAAGGTGTTACAATTTTAAATAACAAAATTCATCAATTAACTTGGCAAGGTGGTATTGGTATTGTGTATGATTTAGATACTTTTGAAAAAGAAAAAGAATTTAAGTATACCAAAAGCCTTCAAGGTTGGGGTTTTGCAAATAATGGTAAACAATTATTAAAAACAGATGGTACAGAACGTATTTGGTTTTTAAATCCTGAAACTTTTATAGAGGAAAGTTATATAGAAGCTTACACCAATAAAAGAAAAGTTGAAAACCTTAACGAATTAGAATATATTAATGGATTGATTTATGCCAATATTTGGCAACAAAACTCAATTTTAATTATAAATCCAAAAAATGGAAAAGTTGAAGGTGTTGCAGATTTAGATGGTTTAAAAACAGAAATTTTAAAAGAACAAAACCTAGTTGATAGCGATGAGGTTTTAAATGGAATTGCGTACGACAAAGAAAATAATCGCTTATTTGTAACAGGTAAACATTGGGCTAAATTATTTGAAATTGAATTGATAAAAAAATAGGTTCTTTAAATTATTATATTTTTTAAAACAAAATTAATGCGTTATTTCATATCTTTTTTAATTATAGCAACCTTACTAATTACAGCTTCTTGTAGAAAAGACTTTGGCGCAGATTTAAGTACTGGAAATTTATCTTTTTCTAAAGATACTGTGTTTTTAGACACCGTTTTTACTAATATTGGCTCAAGTACCTATAATTTAAAAGTATATAATAAAAGTAACAAAAACATCTACGTGCCTTCAATAAAATTAGGTTATGCAGAAAATTCTAGTTACAGATTAAATGTTGACGGTGTTTCAGGTAAAGTTTTTGAAGATATCGAGATTTTAGCAAAAGACAGTATTTATATTTTTATTGAAACTACTATTAACTACAATCAAATTACAAGCCCAATTTATCAAGATGAAATTATTTTTGATACTGGAGAAAATTTACAAAAAGTCTCTTTAATAACATTGGTAAAAGATGCTCATTTTTTATACCCTTCAAAAAATGCGAACGGTTTAACCGAAACCATTACAACAGGTTTAGATTCTAATGGAGAAGCTATTAAAATTAATGGTTTTTATTTAGATAACAACACCACTTTTACCAACCAAAAACCATATGTAATTTACGGCTATTGCGCAGTTCCAGAAAATAAAACACTAACAATAGAAGCTGGTGCTAATATTTATTTTCATTCAAATTCTGGAATTATTATCAATAAAAATGCTACTTTAATTGTTGAAGGTGAACTAAATAACCAAGTAACATTTAAAGGAGATAGATTAGAATCTGAATTTAATAATATTCCAGGACAATGGGGAGCAATTTGGCTGCGTGCTGGCAGTAAAAATAATGTAATAAGTAATGTAACTATAAAAAATGCAACTGCAGGAATTATTGTAGATTCCATTGGAAGCAACAACGCTCCTACTTTAACTATAAAAAACACCCAAATTTACAA
This window encodes:
- the xylE gene encoding D-xylose transporter XylE encodes the protein MKPSNSIYLLKLTIVATLGGLLFGYDTAVISGTVSSLESFFVLPFGLGEMEANARLGFVVSSALIGCVIGGVLGGLVSKKLGRKNGLILAASLFLFSAIGSAMPEMLLKPIGDGDHTFIYIFIVYRIIGGIGVGLASMLSPLYIAEIAPAKSRGKLVSMNQFAIIFGMLVVYFVNYYISRQGDDTWLNLVGWRWMFASEVIPASLFLIMLFFVPDTPRSLMLKSKPEKALKVLIKVNGVEEGKKILAEIQNTVESHSGKLFSFGITVIVIGILLSIFQQFVGINVVLYYAPEIFKSMGSGTDTALLQTIIVGAVNLLFTVLAILTVDKYGRKPLMIVGAAGMAISMFALGTTFFMESVGIGALIFMLIYVASFAMSWGPVCWVLLSEIFPNKIRGKALAVAVAAQWISNYLVSWTFPMMDKNTYLLEKFNHGFAYWIYGVMGVLAMVLVWKFVPETKGKTLEEMEKIWLKK
- a CDS encoding type B 50S ribosomal protein L31 — its product is MRKGIHPENYRMVAFKDMSNDDVFLTRSTVNTKETLDVDGVEYPLVKLEISRSSHPFYTGKSKLIDTAGRIDKFKSKYAKFKK
- a CDS encoding glutaminyl-peptide cyclotransferase — protein: MKYRSILVFLAVLFLVSCKSEYKFILNSPQKIQSNQELTISISEKGNKPIDSVHFSIGSKKIESNNNTSSTIKVNDFKLGKHTVTAIVFFEGKTKKITKPVYFMADSSPEIYTYKIINTYPHDKNAFTQGLEYYNGFLYEGTGRKGQSYIRKVELETGKVLQQKDLDAKYFGEGVTILNNKIHQLTWQGGIGIVYDLDTFEKEKEFKYTKSLQGWGFANNGKQLLKTDGTERIWFLNPETFIEESYIEAYTNKRKVENLNELEYINGLIYANIWQQNSILIINPKNGKVEGVADLDGLKTEILKEQNLVDSDEVLNGIAYDKENNRLFVTGKHWAKLFEIELIKK